The following proteins come from a genomic window of Miscanthus floridulus cultivar M001 chromosome 2, ASM1932011v1, whole genome shotgun sequence:
- the LOC136519553 gene encoding protein NRT1/ PTR FAMILY 8.3-like: MAGAERAEAVALEEGLLAPEESNQVVYTGDGSVDFSGNPVVKERTGRWKACPFILGNECCERLAYYGISTNLVTYLTKKLHAGNASAASNVTTWQGTCYLTPLIGAILADAYWGRYWTIATFSTVYFLGMSILTLSASVPMLMPPSCEGSVCPPASPFQYTVFFLGLYLIALGTGGIKPCVSSFGADQFDDTDPAERIQKGSFFNWFYFSINIGALISSSFLVWVQDNVGWGLGFGIPTVFMGLAIISFFSGTSLYRFQKPGGSPITRVCQVIVVSLRKWNVPVPEDSSLLYELPNGVSTIEGSRQIEHTDELRCLDKAATVTEVDVKTADFNNPWRICTVTQVEELKILVRMFPVWATTIVFSAVYAQMSTMFVEQGMVLDPSLGSFKIPPASLSTFDTLSVIICVPMYDYIVVPIARRFTGNERGFTELQRMGIGLVISIIAMSVAAVLEIKRLAVAREAHLVDQNVPVPLSIFWQIPQYFLIGLSEIFTFIGALEFFYDQSPDAMRSLCSALNLLTTAGGNYLSTFILTMVAYFTTRGGNPGWIPDNLNEGHLDYFFWLLAGLSFLNLIVYVICAGKYKGKKAA, from the exons ATGGCCGGCGCCGAGCGCGCGGAGGCGGTCGCGCTGGAGGAAGGGCTCCTCGCTCCGGAG GAATCCAACCAAGTAGTGTACACTGGAGATGGATCAGTTGACTTTTCTGGAAATCCTGTTGTCAAGGAAAGAACTGGTAGATGGAAGGCATGTCCATTCATATTAG GTAATGAATGCTGTGAACGACTGGCCTATTATGGCATCTCCACGAACCTTGTTACTTACTTGACAAAAAAGCTACATGCTGGCAATGCCTCTGCTGCTAGCAATGTGACTACATGGCAGGGAACTTGCTACTTGACTCCGCTTATTGGAGCAATCCTGGCTGATGCATACTGGGGGAGGTATTGGACAATTGCAACATTCTCCACAGTATACTTCCTC GGGATGTCAATACTGACTCTTTCAGCATCAGTTCCTATGCTCATGCCTCCATCCTGTGAAGGATCCGTTTGCCCACCAGCAAGCCCTTTTCAGTATACTGTCTTTTTTCTTGGCCTTTATCTGATTGCCCTGGGTACTGGTGGAATTAAGCCGTGCGTCTCATCCTTTGGAGCGGATCAATTTGATGATACAGATCCAGCTGAGCGGATTCAGAAgggttctttctttaattggttCTATTTTTCAATAAACATTGGTGCTCTCATATCAAGCAGCTTTCTGGTTTGGGTGCAAGACAATGTAGGATGGGGACTGGGCTTTGGCATTCCGACTGTATTCATGGGGCTGGCAATCATAagcttcttctctggcacatCACTTTATAGGTTCCAAAAACCAGGAGGTAGTCCTATTACACGAGTATGCCAGGTGATTGTTGTCTCTTTGCGCAAGTGGAATGTGCCTGTCCCAGAGGACAGCTCTCTCTTGTATGAGCTACCTAATGGGGTATCAACAATTGAGGGGAGTCGGCAAATAGAGCACACAGATGAACTCAG ATGTTTAGACAAGGCTGCTACAGTTACCGAAGTTGATGTGAAAACGGCTGACTTCAACAACCCATGGCGGATATGCACTGTGACCCAGGTGGAAGAACTGAAGATACTAGTAAGAATGTTCCCTGTCTGGGCAACAACAATAGTGTTTTCTGCTGTATATGCTCAGATGTCGACAATGTTCGTGGAACAAGGGATGGTGCTTGACCCATCCTTGGGTTCTTTCAAGATTCCTCCAGCTTCACTATCTACTTTTGACACTCTAAGTGTCATCATATGTGTCCCGATGTACGATTACATCGTGGTTCCAATAGCCAGGAGATTCACTGGCAATGAGAGGGGCTTTACAGAGTTGCAGAGGATGGGCATTGGCCTGGTAATTTCCATCATAGCTATGTCAGTCGCTGCAGTCCTCGAAATCAAGCGGCTAGCAGTTGCCAGGGAAGCACACCTGGTGGATCAGAATGTCCCAGTCCCACTGAGCATATTCTGGCAAATCCCTCAGTATTTCCTGATTGGTCTATCGGAGATTTTCACATTCATTGGAGCGCTAGAGTTCTTTTACGACCAGTCACCAGACGCCATGAGGAGCCTCTGCAGCGCACTTAATCTTCTCACTACTGCGGGCGGGAACTATCTCAGCACGTTCATTTTGACAATGGTCGCGTACTTTACTACAAGGGGAGGTAACCCTGGATGGATTCCTGACAACTTGAACGAAGGGCATCTTGATTACTTCTTCTGGCTCCTTGCTGGCCTCAGTTTTCTGAACCTGATTGTATATGTCATATGTGCTggcaaatacaagggcaagaaggcAGCTTGA
- the LOC136519563 gene encoding probable protein kinase At2g41970, whose protein sequence is MWCCSGAEDEPHAASLAAANPAAMPPRAPEQPRGPNMPRTGAASAAKVLPIDVPAVALSELNRLTGNFGDRALVGEGSYGRVYRAKLATGETVAVKMFDNGSSSGQSEAEFCEQLSVVSLLKCEHFTQILGYCLELNNRIVLYQFATMGSLYDILYGKKGVQGAEPGPVLTWSQRARIAYGAARGLEHLHEKARPSIVHRDVRSSNVLVFDGHDAKIGDFNLTNQSPDSAARLHSTKVLGTFGYHAPEYAMTGQLTQKSDVYSFGVVLLELLTGRKPVDHTMPKGQQSLVTWATPRLSEDKVKQCVDPKLKDDYPPKAVAKLAAVAALCVQYEADFRPNMTIVVKALQPLVNARPGGESPVAR, encoded by the exons ATGTGGTGTTGCAGCGGCGCGGAGGACGAGCCCCACGCCGCCTCGCTGGCCGCCGCCAACCCGGCCGCGATGCCGCCGCGAGCACCAG AGCAGCCGAGAGGGCCGAACATGCCGAGAACCGGCGCTGCGTCTGCGGCCAAGGTGCTGCCCATCGACGTCCCGGCCGTGGCGCTGTCGGAGCTGAACCGGCTCACGGGCAACTTCGGGGACAGGGCGCTGGTCGGGGAAGGCTCCTACGGCCGCGTCTACCGCGCCAAGCTCGCCACCGGGGAGACCGTGGCGGTCAAGATGTTCGACAACGGCAGCTCCTCCGGCCAGTCAGAAGCCGAATTCTGCGAACAG CTGTCCGTGGTGTCGCTGCTCAAGTGCGAGCACTTCACCCAGATTCTGGGCTACTGCCTGGAGCTCAACAACCGGATCGTGCTCTACCAGTTCGCCACCATGGGCTCCCTCTACGACATACTCTATG GGAAGAAGGGGGTGCAGGGCGCGGAGCCCGGGCCCGTTCTGACGTGGAGCCAGCGCGCGCGGATCGCGTACGGGGCGGCGAGGGGCCTGGAGCACCTGCACGAGAAGGCGCGGCCGTCGATCGTGCACCGCGACGTGCGCTCCAGCAACGTGCTGGTCTTCGACGGCCACGACGCCAAGATCGGCGACTTCAACCTCACCAACCAGTCCCCGGACTCCGCCGCGCGCCTGCACTCCACCAAGGTGCTCGGCACGTTCGGCTACCACGCGCCCGA GTACGCGATGACGGGGCAGCTGACGCAGAAgagcgacgtgtacagcttcggcgtcGTGCTCCTTGAGCTCTTGACCGGGAGGAAGCCCGTGGATCACACCATGCCCAAGGGTCAGCAAAGCCTGGTCACCTGG GCCACTCCGAGACTGAGCGAGGACAAAGTGAAGCAGTGCGTGGATCCCAAGCTGAAGGACGACTACCCGCCGAAAGCCGTGGCCAAG ctcgcggcggtggcggcgctgtgCGTCCAGTACGAGGCCGATTTCAGGCCCAACATGACGATCGTCGTCAAGGCTCTGCAGCCCCTCGTGAATGCTCGGCCAGGAGGAGAATCACCAGTAGCTAGGTAG
- the LOC136538168 gene encoding protein NRT1/ PTR FAMILY 8.3-like, with protein MAGAERAEVPALEEQGLLALEESNQLVYTGDGSVDFSGNPVVKERTGRWKACPFILGNECCERLAYYGISTNLVTYLTKKLHAGNASAASNVTTWQGTCYLTALIGAILADAYWGRYWTIATFSTVYFIGMSILTLSASVPMLMPPSCEGSVCPPASPFQYTVFFLGLYLIALGTGGIKPCVSSFGADQFDDTDPAERIQKGSFFNWFYFSINIGALISSSFLIWVQDNVGWGLGFGIPTVFMGLAIISFFSGTSLYRFQKPGGSPITRVCQVIVASLRKWNVPVPEDSSLLYELPDGVSTIEGSRQLEHTDELRCLDKAATVTKADEKMADFNNPWRICTVTQVEELKILVRMFPIWATTIVFSVAYAQTSTMFVEQGMVLDPSLGSFKFPPASLSTFDTLSVIVCVPMYDYIMVPIARRFTGNGRGFTELQRMGIGLVISIIAMSVAAVLEIKRLAVAREAHLVDQNIPVPVSICWQIPQYFLIGLAEVFTFIGAIEFFYNQSPDAMRSVCSALNLLTIASGNYLSTFILTMVAYLTTRGGNPGWIPDNLNEGHLDYFFWLIAGLSFLNLIVYVICASKYKSKKAA; from the exons GAATCCAACCAACTAGTATACACTGGAGATGGATCAGTTGACTTTTCTGGAAATCCTGTTGTCAAGGAAAGAACTGGTAGATGGAAGGCATGTCCATTCATATTAG GTAATGAATGCTGTGAACGACTGGCCTATTATGGCATCTCCACGAACCTTGTTACTTACTTGACAAAAAAGCTACATGCTGGCAATGCCTCTGCTGCTAGCAATGTGACTACATGGCAGGGAACTTGCTACTTGACTGCGCTTATTGGAGCAATCCTGGCTGATGCATACTGGGGGAGGTATTGGACAATTGCAACATTCTCCACAGTATACTTCATC GGGATGTCAATACTGACTCTTTCAGCATCAGTTCCTATGCTCATGCCTCCATCCTGTGAAGGATCCGTTTGCCCACCAGCAAGCCCTTTTCAGTATACTGTCTTTTTTCTTGGCCTTTATCTGATTGCCCTGGGTACTGGTGGAATTAAGCCGTGCGTCTCATCCTTTGGAGCGGATCAATTTGATGATACAGATCCAGCTGAGCGGATTCAGAAgggttctttctttaattggttCTATTTTTCAATAAACATTGGTGCTCTCATATCAAGCAGCTTTCTGATTTGGGTGCAAGACAATGTAGGATGGGGACTGGGCTTTGGCATTCCGACTGTATTCATGGGGCTGGCAATCATAagcttcttctctggcacatCACTTTACAGGTTCCAAAAACCTGGAGGTAGTCCTATTACACGAGTATGCCAGGTGATTGTTGCCTCTTTGCGCAAGTGGAATGTGCCTGTCCCAGAGGACAGCTCTCTCTTGTATGAGCTACCTGATGGGGTATCAACAATTGAGGGGAGTCGGCAATTAGAGCACACAGATGAACTCAG ATGTTTAGACAAGGCTGCTACGGTTACCAAAGCTGATGAGAAAATGGCTGACTTCAACAATCCCTGGCGGATATGCACTGTCACCCAGGTGGAAGAACTGAAGATACTGGTAAGGATGTTCCCTATATGGGCAACAACAATCGTGTTTTCTGTTGCATATGCTCAGACGTCAACAATGTTTGTGGAACAAGGGATGGTGCTTGACCCATCCTTGGGTTCATTCAAGTTTCCTCCAGCGTCATTATCTACTTTTGACACCCTAAGCGTCATTGTATGTGTCCCGATGTACGATTACATCATGGTTCCAATAGCTAGGAGATTCACTGGCAACGGAAGGGGCTTTACAGAGTTGCAGAGGATGGGCATTGGCCTGGTAATTTCCATCATAGCTATGTCAGTCGCTGCAGTCCTTGAAATCAAGCGGCTAGCAGTTGCCAGGGAAGCACACCTGGTGGATCAGAACATCCCAGTCCCAGTGAGCATATGCTGGCAAATCCCTCAGTATTTCCTGATCGGTCTAGCGGAGGTGTTCACATTCATCGGAGCGATCGAGTTCTTTTATAATCAGTCACCGGACGCCATGAGGAGCGTCTGCAGCGCACTTAATCTTCTCACTATTGCCTCCGGGAACTATCTCAGCACGTTCATTTTGACAATGGTTGCATACTTGACTACAAGGGGAGGTAACCCTGGATGGATTCCTGACAACTTGAACGAAGGACATCTTGATTACTTCTTCTGGCTCATTGCTGGCCTCAGTTTTCTGAACCTGATTGTTTATGTCATCTGTGCTAGCAAATACAAGAGCAAGAAGGCAGCTTGA